In Helicoverpa armigera isolate CAAS_96S chromosome 22, ASM3070526v1, whole genome shotgun sequence, the genomic stretch AGTTTATAATTGTTATACTCACATAATTTTATATGCTCATGTGAAGAGCTTTGTTGTTAAGTGTTTACTATTGTTTTTGTGAAAGATGGCTGAGAAGATTGTTGTAGCCAGTGGGAACAACCAGCCTATCGTAAAGATAGGGCACTACACGCTGGGAGCCACCCTCGGCGTCGGTACCTTCGGTAAGGTGAAGATCGGAGAGCACCAGCTGACCAAACACAAGGTTGCCGTGAAGATCCTGAACAGGCAGAAGATCAAGAGCCTCGATGTCGTGGGCAAGATCAGACGAGAAATACAGAACCTTAAGTTATTCAGACATCCTCACATCATTAAACTGTATCAggtattattgtaaattatttaaacatattcaTGTATTCAGTGACCTTGAATAAGTCACACTTGACTCATACGCTTTgcctacaaaataacaaaacaaacttaagcCTGTGTTGTTATCTTTCCAGGTGATATCTACTCCAACAGACATATTCATGATAATGGAATATGTGTCTGGGGGTGAGCTGTTTGACTACATAGTGAAGCGGGGCAAGCTGCAAGAGCATGAAGCAAGGAGGTTCTTCCAACAGATCATATCTGGCGTGGACTACTGTCACCGGCACATGATAGTGCACCGGGACCTCAAGCCAGAGAACCTGCTGTTGGATCACAACATGCATGTTAAGATAGCTGACTTTGGACTCTCCAACATGATGATGGATGGAGAATTTTTGAGGACTTCATGTGGATCTCCTAACTATGCTGCACCTGAGGTAAATGAGGCATTttgtagtataaaaatattcattcatctCAAATTGAAATAAGGTTTTGACTTGGGACTTCAGAGTCATAGTAAACAACCtttgaaataatctttgatCCAGAAAAACTAATGCTTCTTCTTTATGTTGAACAGGTGATATCCGGCAAACTATACGCCGGTCCTGAAGTTGACGTGTGGTCATGCGGTGTAATCTTATACGCACTACTCTGTGGAACACTACCATTTGACGATGAGCACGTCCCAACACTGTTCAGAAAGATCAAGTCGGGCATATTCCCCATTCCTGAGTACCTGAACAAGAGTGTAGTCAGTCTCCTGTGTATGATGCTCCAAGTGGACCCCATGAAGAGAGCAACCATTGAGGATGTGAAGAAACACGAGTGGTTCCAAAAAGACCTGCCCGGATATCTATTCCCGTCTCCTGTTGAGCAGGTAATTACAGTATGTAGACCCCATCCTTTTTTAATACTAGTTTATaagtagttttagtttttttatcctttaaatattatttatatttatccctgttttgtttggttttgtAGTTGTGGTGGTAGTGCTAGTAATAATTCCCATATATTCCAAGGTGAATTGTACATGTATGCCATTTACATTGTTAAATGGACAATGAAAGTTAAAGCATGTCATTAGTTTAATTTCTCTTGGGTATGGTATCTCCCACATAAGTCCTGCTTGACATATAACTGGATACCATTCCATTGCATGTGTGTGTGAACCATTGGTGAGAAACAACTTATCACTAATATTATTTGGTTTTGTCTTACTATACTACATAACAAAATGCCACTAATAGTGATTCTAGAATCACTTATGTACACACATctaacacaaaaaaaagaacACTAAACAGCTATAATAAATGGCAGAAAAGCTCCACAAGCTCTGCTATCCAGTATGATAAAATTGCTAGCACACTAGCACCACACCTGTAAAACATGCTACAATAAACTTTAAACAAATGACTACAATACTTAAACACAACTTACAAACAGTTACACCTTGTTGTTGCCATGTATCGGTCTTGCGCCTGACCTATGTCCACTTGTGCCAGATTACCGTCACACATCGGTCTACGAAAGTGAGAGAATAGGCAGTGCTCATAAAAGTTTGTGCACTAGTTATGtactgtgcagctggctgatctgaTCAGAGAAAAGCAGCTGTAGTTTTAAATCGGTCTGCCCGCCACTATTATCAActgatttacttattttttaattcaaatcatGTATTCAATTCTATAAATTATCAAACTTTGATATTACTGTATGAACTTGGTAATTTCAGGACAACAGTGTAATAGATACGGAAGCCATAGCAGAAGTTTGTGAGAAGTTTGGCGTCAAGGAGCATGAAGTACACAATGCTTTATTGAGTGGAAACCCTCATGATCAGCTGGCTATAGCCTACCATCTCATCATAGACAATAAGAGGATCGCTGACGAAGCTGCTAAGGCAGAAATTAAGGACTTCTATGTAGCAAGTAGGTATCATGAGAAATCTCTTAACTAAAACAGAAACTGGCTGTAATTATTGCTATGTACTAAGCAGAACCACCTCAAATAATTCCCGTCCAGTAGCTTTTCTTCTCTGAAGTAAGCCAGTTGAACCCTTATGCATGTGCATTCCATTCTCTTTGACTACCGTGAAGTGATTAGTAAGTAGTCAATTTAGGACAAGCAATGCTTCTCAACCAACTGTATCACAATTATCCTATCCGCaagtatgtataataaataaaacttctgaACAATGATCTTGAGGTCAGTCAATAAACCACTCTTTGTCCCCAAGCAGGCAACTCTCCGCCGGCGGCGGCGGAGACGGCGCGGCCGCACCCTGAGCGCATCGCGCCGCATCCGCACCCGCAGCAGGACAAAGCTAGAGGCACTCCCATTAAAAGGTAACTAGCATTACCTATGTACTGTTAAACATTACAATATTGTATACTAGATTTCAAGAAAGTGGCCGGTAGTGGTTAGATGCGGGCTACCTAAGATCGGGATAGTTGTCGCTCACTAAGGCGCGATTCTAGATACCGTCTGCAACTTGTGGAACGTGCGACGTGCGCATCCTGTGGCAACAACGCGTTGCAACCGTATAAAAAGTCCTAATGCTTCCATAATCAAGCCAAATTACGCCTCCACTGTTAAAGCGtgaatttattactttaaaaaaacagAGTTTgccattaataaaaatgttaagcaTTTTTTTGTTGTCATTATCATTACACACATACATCATAAAGAATATGTTTAGTCTTGTCACCACAGTAACAAGTTCATTTTCATTTGTTCTACAGAGCAAAGTGGCACTTGGGCATCAGGTCTCAAAGCAAGCCTAACGACATCATGCTAGAGGTATTCCGGGCTATGAAAGCTCTGGACTACGAATGGAAAGTCATCAATCCTTATCATGTTAGGTAAGTAAATTGGGAATTTAGCGACAAGACAATATGAATCCTATCAAGCCTATGATCGTATTTTTACCAAAGACGAACATAAAGTGACAGATATTTCCATTTTTACAGGGTACGCACACTAAATAAGATGACAGAAAAATACGTGAAAATGTCGCTGCAGTTGTACCAAGTGGACTACAAGTCGTACTTACTCGACTTCAAGTCGCTATCGGGCGAGAAGGAGGACTCGGAGGAGGAGACGGCGTCGCCGCTAGTATCAGCCCCTCCTCCCCCGCCGGCCACCTCCCCCACGGGCCCGCAGGGGCACCACACCATGGAGTTCTTCGAGATGTGCGCCGCGCTCATCATACAGCTCGCGCGGTAATGACCTGCTGCCGAGCGGGGTCAACTCCACACACGGCGGTAATAAGTGTATGCTCGTTATAGCTAAGAGAAGCGCGGCTACACCCAGTCAAGCCCTAATTAGGTAGGTAACCAGTTAGTTGTTTGCGTTATACTTATCTCCTGTACTCGGTAAAGTTAGAAAGAGCCAAGCTTGTTTTGTTAGTCTAGCTCTGTGCTTTAATATTGGCGTTGCCGCGCTTCATCTTTCACACTTTATATAGGAAACAATTAGTAGGTACAGTTGTTAACCCACAAAACGGTACGAagaatgttaattaataatttcaataagcAATATTTTGATACACTTACATACTTCGAATTTAGCAAATTAATCACTATTGTAGAACTGCTTCGTGcgatttttattattgcataCTAATAGAATGGAAGCAACTAGTAACTAATGAATTCTGAATAGTAATATTGGGGTTGAATGTTAAATTATAAGTATTAGCTGTACATTGAAGTAAGATGATCTGGAACCTTCCAATGGTATTGTGACTCCAAGTTAAGCATTGTGATAAGTTACAGTGCAAAGCCTAAAGTTTCGAACACACCAACACGAAAACTGAGACAGTCAACGACGTACGTTTACACTGATGGCTTGCAAAATATTCGCAAACTTTGTTACTCAAATCAATCATTCAGCTTTATTGAGCTTTGCTACGCATGTCCACCGCCTGTGCCGCGTGTGAACGCCTCTCTGACCGACTCAAGCGCTGGTTTGTTCGAAACTTCGTTCATGTGATTTTACCAAagattataattgttattttaagcaAAACTAGTGcctttttgtattaattacaaGCATAACGTAGCTGTTAAAGTTCTCCATAGCTTAAATCAGATTGTTCACATGAAATGAAGGTTACAAAATCAAGAGTTGATGTTATTTACGAGATGTACGGGATTTTGTAGAATAGACTTATTAatcctataatattaatttatagatTATTTGTATGCAACCgagtattattatataaaatgttaattatttatcttgTACAGCTTtgattatataattatgtatagtaTTGTGCAATTCCAAATTTTACTTCcttatttttttgaagttaCTTATTAAAGTCTCTTAGAGATggtaacaatttttttcatttcagtaTGACAATACGACGTAATATTGCTGGTTATGCTTTTAGTAGTCTGGGGTGCAAGTAAAATAAACtcacaaataaaacttttcaaacagAATACTGTAATTTATTACAGATCtaggaattattttaaaataactaatgatttaattctttacaaaacaaaggaTGTAATGAATATTTTCGAAGAATTTCAATCTACGCTCaacaacaacataataaataaagctaACAGGCATATGATCATTCCTCTATAAACAGCGATGACTATGACTGACTGTTGAAGAATATCACAATCAAAGGTTATTCATCACATCCCGGCGAGCCGTGGATAGTCAATGTCTAGGATCGCGTAATATAGTCGGTTTGCTTTGAGTTGTCCGGTTCCAACAGGCCACAGACGCGCAAGAGACTCGGAAATGcacagttttcttaaaagaacTGTACATTAGAACGCCAAGTCTGTACTCCATTTGAATAGGCATTcaactaaagataaacaaacatgatataactttttatttgaaaactcatttaaaaataaaattcggcAAAAAATCagtgtaaatacaataataacaacttAATCAattcaatcattattttaagccctagtttatttgtttaatgtgtatttttataaaaagttctatcaagattgtttatgcCTACTCAAATGAAGTGTAGAGGCAGTTTGTGTCCGGTCAGTCGCGGTAAGTGTCGGAGTGAACCGTAGCGCGGTGAGAGCGGTCACGCGGCGGCGGTGGGCGCGGCCGGGGAGCTCTCGTCAGGTTTACTCTCCAACGAAAACGGTGGAATCCGACAGTCAAATGTGTAGCCGTCTTCACGTTCCATTCTGAACGTGCCCCTggaacaacattttatttcttttactatGTTGTGATATCACCTGAGGTCATtgctgtaataaatattaagagTATGCACTATCCGCACCCATGACTATATTCTAGAAACTCAAACTATCGAGTCTCAAAGAATCGAGTTCGATTTCATATTGCTGCTGCACAACCCTGAACTAATTGGTGATTTATGCATAGATAGTAGTTTCAATCATTTCCCCTGAATTTCTAGAATAAACTGtactgtacaatgtacatacgaAGATGCAGAAATTATCGCAAAAAGTAATCACAATGTAATGTCCACTGTggcctgaaacttgctcgcgggaggacttagggtcaattcccactgaaagagcagcggccgtaagagcacggaaaatgtaagagcgcggcgcggtgcggagccgcgcggcgccgcgcggcccgctctcgctcaatcccttgcaattacggccgctgccggccgctgctctttcagtgggaattgacccttaatgAGCGCATCgcgctgacatagtgtagtctcaatacgtgacatgtcatcgacacgaaagaagaagaatcacAAGATTTCTGCATATAAAATAGCTTGTGGCAGAGAAAAACGTGTGCCACATACCACATGTGTCCGCTAGGCGCCTGCAGCGAGACGTGGCTGCTGTACTGGAAGGCGGGCGAGTGTCGGGCCAGCACGGGCT encodes the following:
- the LOC110370867 gene encoding 5'-AMP-activated protein kinase catalytic subunit alpha-2 isoform X3; translated protein: MAEKIVVASGNNQPIVKIGHYTLGATLGVGTFGKVKIGEHQLTKHKVAVKILNRQKIKSLDVVGKIRREIQNLKLFRHPHIIKLYQVISTPTDIFMIMEYVSGGELFDYIVKRGKLQEHEARRFFQQIISGVDYCHRHMIVHRDLKPENLLLDHNMHVKIADFGLSNMMMDGEFLRTSCGSPNYAAPEVISGKLYAGPEVDVWSCGVILYALLCGTLPFDDEHVPTLFRKIKSGIFPIPEYLNKSVVSLLCMMLQVDPMKRATIEDVKKHEWFQKDLPGYLFPSPVEQDNSVIDTEAIAEVCEKFGVKEHEVHNALLSGNPHDQLAIAYHLIIDNKRIADEAAKAEIKDFYVATGNSPPAAAETARPHPERIAPHPHPQQDKARGTPIKRAKWHLGIRSQSKPNDIMLEVFRAMKALDYEWKVINPYHVRVRTLNKMTEKYVKMSLQLYQVDYKSYLLDFKSLSGEKEDSEEETASPLVSAPPPPPATSPTGPQGHHTMEFFEMCAALIIQLAR
- the LOC110370867 gene encoding 5'-AMP-activated protein kinase catalytic subunit alpha-2 isoform X2, with amino-acid sequence MAEKIVVASGNNQPIVKIGHYTLGATLGVGTFGKVKIGEHQLTKHKVAVKILNRQKIKSLDVVGKIRREIQNLKLFRHPHIIKLYQVISTPTDIFMIMEYVSGGELFDYIVKRGKLQEHEARRFFQQIISGVDYCHRHMIVHRDLKPENLLLDHNMHVKIADFGLSNMMMDGEFLRTSCGSPNYAAPEVISGKLYAGPEVDVWSCGVILYALLCGTLPFDDEHVPTLFRKIKSGIFPIPEYLNKSVVSLLCMMLQVDPMKRATIEDVKKHEWFQKDLPGYLFPSPVEQVITDNSVIDTEAIAEVCEKFGVKEHEVHNALLSGNPHDQLAIAYHLIIDNKRIADEAAKAEIKDFYVASNSPPAAAETARPHPERIAPHPHPQQDKARGTPIKRAKWHLGIRSQSKPNDIMLEVFRAMKALDYEWKVINPYHVRVRTLNKMTEKYVKMSLQLYQVDYKSYLLDFKSLSGEKEDSEEETASPLVSAPPPPPATSPTGPQGHHTMEFFEMCAALIIQLAR
- the LOC110370867 gene encoding 5'-AMP-activated protein kinase catalytic subunit alpha-2 isoform X1 — encoded protein: MAEKIVVASGNNQPIVKIGHYTLGATLGVGTFGKVKIGEHQLTKHKVAVKILNRQKIKSLDVVGKIRREIQNLKLFRHPHIIKLYQVISTPTDIFMIMEYVSGGELFDYIVKRGKLQEHEARRFFQQIISGVDYCHRHMIVHRDLKPENLLLDHNMHVKIADFGLSNMMMDGEFLRTSCGSPNYAAPEVISGKLYAGPEVDVWSCGVILYALLCGTLPFDDEHVPTLFRKIKSGIFPIPEYLNKSVVSLLCMMLQVDPMKRATIEDVKKHEWFQKDLPGYLFPSPVEQVITDNSVIDTEAIAEVCEKFGVKEHEVHNALLSGNPHDQLAIAYHLIIDNKRIADEAAKAEIKDFYVATGNSPPAAAETARPHPERIAPHPHPQQDKARGTPIKRAKWHLGIRSQSKPNDIMLEVFRAMKALDYEWKVINPYHVRVRTLNKMTEKYVKMSLQLYQVDYKSYLLDFKSLSGEKEDSEEETASPLVSAPPPPPATSPTGPQGHHTMEFFEMCAALIIQLAR
- the LOC110370867 gene encoding 5'-AMP-activated protein kinase catalytic subunit alpha-2 isoform X4 translates to MAEKIVVASGNNQPIVKIGHYTLGATLGVGTFGKVKIGEHQLTKHKVAVKILNRQKIKSLDVVGKIRREIQNLKLFRHPHIIKLYQVISTPTDIFMIMEYVSGGELFDYIVKRGKLQEHEARRFFQQIISGVDYCHRHMIVHRDLKPENLLLDHNMHVKIADFGLSNMMMDGEFLRTSCGSPNYAAPEVISGKLYAGPEVDVWSCGVILYALLCGTLPFDDEHVPTLFRKIKSGIFPIPEYLNKSVVSLLCMMLQVDPMKRATIEDVKKHEWFQKDLPGYLFPSPVEQDNSVIDTEAIAEVCEKFGVKEHEVHNALLSGNPHDQLAIAYHLIIDNKRIADEAAKAEIKDFYVASNSPPAAAETARPHPERIAPHPHPQQDKARGTPIKRAKWHLGIRSQSKPNDIMLEVFRAMKALDYEWKVINPYHVRVRTLNKMTEKYVKMSLQLYQVDYKSYLLDFKSLSGEKEDSEEETASPLVSAPPPPPATSPTGPQGHHTMEFFEMCAALIIQLAR